The region CGAAAAGTGAACTTCGCTAATGCTTGAAGACGCCTCGCTGAGAAGCTTAACAGGGGAAAGCGTTAGCCTTTTAAGCTAAAGAATGGTGCCTCCCAACCACCCCCAGCGAAATGCCCCAACTCAACCCCGCACCTTGGTTTGCCATTCTGGTATTCTCCTGAGCAACTTTTCTTATTATCCTGCCCCCGAAAGTCATAGCCCATACTTTCCCCAACGAGCCCACGTTTCAAAGCACAAGCACACCTAAAACACAATCCTGAACCTGACCATGATAGTAAGCTTTTTCGACCAATTCTCAAGCCCATTTCTTATAGGAATTCCCCTAATAGCACTCGCCATGCTCCTCCCCTGAATTCTTCTCCCAACTCCTGCTTCTCGATGATTAAGCAATCGGTTATTAACC is a window of Acanthopagrus latus mitochondrion, complete genome DNA encoding:
- the ATP8 gene encoding ATP synthase F0 subunit 8, coding for MPQLNPAPWFAILVFSWATFLIILPPKVMAHTFPNEPTFQSTSTPKTQSWTWPW